The proteins below are encoded in one region of Paenacidovorax monticola:
- a CDS encoding IclR family transcriptional regulator encodes MSTVQSLDRAIELLRLISTGHRAGVRLSDLVAESDLPQPTVHRLLRQMVEGGLVMQDANRRYRLGHFAYELGLVASSHFGLRDQCAPHLARICAETGDTVFLTVRSGADSFCLDRQSGSFPIQTLTVEVGKRRPLGIGGGGLALLSFMPEADLPAVLDRIEPQIGVYGGLTREILVDLVQESRRRGYAISTNFAVAGVTSIGVPIRDRTGALLGAISVSAITARMQPREAMVIRTMQREVTAIEAELAQASSASAPR; translated from the coding sequence ATGAGCACCGTACAGAGCCTGGACCGAGCCATCGAGCTGCTGCGGCTGATTTCCACCGGCCACCGCGCAGGCGTGCGCCTGTCGGATCTGGTGGCCGAGAGCGATCTGCCCCAGCCCACGGTGCACCGCCTGCTGCGGCAGATGGTGGAGGGCGGCCTGGTCATGCAGGACGCGAACCGCCGCTACCGGCTGGGCCATTTCGCCTACGAGCTGGGGCTGGTGGCTTCGTCGCATTTCGGGCTGCGCGACCAGTGCGCGCCGCACCTTGCTCGCATCTGCGCGGAAACCGGGGACACGGTCTTTCTTACCGTGCGCAGCGGCGCCGATTCGTTCTGTCTGGACCGCCAGTCCGGCAGCTTCCCGATCCAGACGCTGACGGTGGAGGTGGGCAAGCGCCGGCCGCTGGGCATCGGCGGCGGCGGCCTGGCGCTGCTGAGCTTCATGCCCGAGGCCGACCTGCCCGCCGTGCTGGACCGCATCGAGCCACAGATCGGCGTCTACGGCGGACTGACCCGCGAGATCCTGGTCGACCTCGTGCAGGAATCGCGGCGGCGGGGCTACGCCATCAGCACCAACTTCGCGGTGGCGGGCGTGACCAGCATCGGCGTGCCGATCCGGGACCGCACGGGCGCCCTGCTGGGCGCCATCAGCGTGAGCGCCATCACGGCGCGCATGCAGCCTCGCGAGGCCATGGTGATACGCACCATGCAGCGCGAGGTCACGGCGATCGAGGCCGAACTGGCCCAGGCGTCCAGCGCTTCGGCGCCCCGATAG
- the rnk gene encoding nucleoside diphosphate kinase regulator, with product MVRKPQIILSSLDLDRIEALLAAIPASAFPGKADLQAELDRADVVAPEQIPPNVVTMNSTVKFAIAETGKEFCLTLVYPRDMDGSADRVSIFAPVGCALLGLSVGDELAWPGPGGKVMTVRVKEIVYQPESAGELHR from the coding sequence ATGGTTCGCAAGCCCCAAATCATCCTGTCGTCCCTGGACCTGGACCGCATCGAGGCCCTGCTCGCGGCCATTCCGGCCAGCGCCTTCCCGGGCAAGGCCGATCTGCAGGCCGAGCTGGACCGTGCCGACGTGGTGGCGCCCGAGCAGATTCCGCCCAACGTGGTGACGATGAACTCCACGGTGAAGTTCGCCATCGCCGAGACCGGCAAGGAGTTCTGCCTGACCCTGGTCTACCCCCGCGACATGGACGGCAGCGCCGACCGCGTTTCCATCTTCGCGCCCGTGGGCTGCGCGCTGCTGGGCCTGTCGGTGGGCGACGAACTCGCCTGGCCCGGCCCCGGCGGCAAGGTCATGACGGTGCGCGTCAAGGAAATCGTCTACCAGCCCGAAAGCGCCGGCGAGCTGCATCGCTAG
- a CDS encoding efflux transporter outer membrane subunit, translating to MRRPPSCLPALLAVALALSACAPLPKAVPAQAEVSLPAQWSETEAAAGTDAVAEGWWRQWGDARLDALVAQALERNTDLLAAMARVDEARANWAATDAGRSPSLNLAAGAQAGRSLGAFGSTHTRSVQPGLQASWELDLWGRLAQQSRAAEQRWQASRADRDAVALAVAAATVQAYVGLCALQEQLAITEATVRSRAQALQLAQDQARVGYISQLQLTQAEAEYQNVLQQVEQLQWSLRRQQNALQVLVGEAGGGTAPPAGALAALRPAPVPRSLPSQLLERRPDIARARHLLAATEAGMAAQRAAFLPQVSLSASVGSLLINALDYNPLTVWSLGGSLLAPLFNGGRLDAQYGAATAQRDQAAYAYRGTVLAAFADVENALTGTVRLARQMEHAVQRRDVLERTLRFAHDRYEAGYASYLEELDAQRNLYQAQLDVVRLRQSELENRVALYKALGGGWSAPEEAQALK from the coding sequence ATGCGCCGCCCGCCCTCATGCCTTCCTGCGCTGCTGGCCGTGGCCCTGGCGCTGTCGGCCTGCGCGCCGTTGCCCAAGGCGGTGCCCGCGCAGGCGGAGGTATCGCTGCCGGCCCAATGGAGCGAGACCGAAGCCGCCGCAGGCACCGATGCGGTGGCCGAGGGCTGGTGGCGGCAGTGGGGCGATGCGCGGCTCGACGCCCTCGTGGCGCAGGCCCTGGAGCGCAACACCGACCTGCTGGCCGCCATGGCGCGCGTGGACGAGGCTCGCGCCAACTGGGCCGCCACCGACGCGGGGCGCAGCCCCAGCCTGAACCTCGCGGCCGGCGCGCAGGCGGGGCGCAGCCTGGGTGCCTTCGGCTCCACGCACACGCGCTCGGTGCAGCCCGGCCTGCAGGCCAGCTGGGAGCTGGACCTGTGGGGGCGGCTCGCGCAGCAAAGCCGCGCGGCCGAGCAGCGCTGGCAGGCGAGCCGGGCCGATCGCGATGCCGTGGCCCTGGCGGTGGCCGCTGCCACGGTGCAAGCCTACGTCGGCCTGTGTGCGCTGCAGGAGCAGTTGGCCATCACCGAGGCCACGGTGCGCTCGCGCGCGCAGGCCCTGCAACTGGCCCAGGACCAGGCGCGCGTGGGCTACATCTCGCAGCTGCAGCTGACCCAGGCCGAGGCCGAGTACCAGAACGTGCTGCAGCAGGTCGAGCAGCTGCAGTGGTCGCTGCGCCGGCAGCAGAACGCGCTGCAGGTGCTGGTGGGCGAGGCGGGCGGCGGCACGGCGCCACCGGCGGGGGCGCTGGCGGCGTTGCGGCCCGCGCCCGTGCCGCGGAGCCTGCCCTCGCAATTGCTGGAGCGCCGCCCCGACATCGCCCGGGCCCGGCATCTGCTGGCGGCCACGGAGGCTGGCATGGCGGCGCAGCGCGCGGCCTTCCTGCCCCAGGTGAGCCTGAGTGCGAGCGTGGGCAGCCTGCTCATCAATGCGCTGGACTACAACCCGCTCACCGTGTGGAGCCTGGGCGGCAGCCTGCTCGCGCCGCTGTTCAATGGCGGCCGGCTCGACGCGCAGTACGGCGCGGCCACGGCGCAGCGCGACCAGGCCGCCTATGCCTACCGGGGCACGGTGCTGGCGGCCTTCGCCGACGTGGAGAACGCCCTCACGGGCACGGTGCGGCTGGCGCGGCAGATGGAGCATGCCGTGCAGCGCCGCGATGTGCTGGAGCGCACGCTGCGCTTCGCGCACGACCGCTACGAGGCAGGCTACGCCTCGTACCTCGAGGAGCTGGACGCCCAGCGCAACCTCTACCAGGCCCAACTCGACGTGGTGCGCCTGCGCCAGTCCGAGCTGGAGAACCGCGTGGCCCTGTACAAGGCCCTGGGCGGTGGCTGGTCGGCGCCGGAGGAAGCGCAGGCTTTGAAGTAA
- a CDS encoding HlyD family secretion protein, which translates to MAVVALIGILLVLRAWNLGPFRSAVVSTDNAYVRGQVTVLAPQVNGYVTEVLVKDYERVQAGQPLVRIDTRSYEAALAQAQAQLANAQAQLANADQTQAQNRAALQASRAGLAATAAEAERSQAELQRVEELAGRGSVSLNERDRVRATAKLGATNVSKAQADIAINEEKIKATTVNRASLEASVKMAQAQVRQAQINLDNTTVHAPSDGQASEVSVRKGQYVAAGSQLLYVVPPALWVVANFKETQTAHVQVGQPARFAVDGLEGAEFTGRVLEIAPATGSEFSVLKADNATGNFTKVVQRLPVKIAIDAGQPLAERLRPGMSVVARIDTSAPSAEPAKAQP; encoded by the coding sequence ATGGCCGTGGTCGCGCTGATCGGCATCCTGCTCGTGCTGCGGGCCTGGAACCTCGGGCCCTTCCGCAGTGCGGTGGTCTCGACCGACAACGCCTACGTGCGCGGCCAGGTCACGGTGCTGGCGCCGCAGGTCAACGGCTATGTGACCGAGGTGCTCGTGAAGGACTACGAGCGTGTGCAGGCCGGACAGCCGCTCGTGCGCATCGACACGCGCAGCTACGAGGCCGCGCTGGCCCAGGCCCAGGCGCAACTGGCCAACGCGCAGGCCCAGCTCGCCAACGCGGACCAGACCCAGGCGCAGAACCGCGCCGCGCTGCAGGCCAGCCGCGCGGGCCTGGCGGCCACCGCGGCCGAGGCCGAGCGCTCGCAGGCCGAGCTGCAGCGCGTCGAGGAACTGGCCGGGCGCGGCTCGGTGTCGCTCAACGAGCGCGACCGCGTACGCGCCACGGCCAAGCTGGGCGCGACCAACGTGTCCAAGGCGCAGGCCGACATCGCCATCAACGAGGAGAAGATCAAGGCCACCACGGTGAACCGTGCCTCGCTGGAGGCCTCCGTGAAGATGGCCCAGGCCCAGGTACGGCAGGCGCAGATCAACCTCGACAACACCACGGTGCATGCGCCCAGCGACGGGCAGGCGAGCGAGGTCTCGGTGCGCAAGGGCCAGTACGTGGCGGCGGGCAGCCAGTTGCTGTACGTGGTGCCGCCCGCGTTGTGGGTGGTGGCCAACTTCAAGGAGACGCAGACGGCGCACGTGCAGGTGGGGCAGCCCGCGCGCTTTGCGGTGGATGGGCTCGAGGGCGCCGAGTTCACGGGCCGGGTGCTGGAGATCGCACCCGCCACGGGCTCGGAGTTCAGCGTGCTCAAGGCCGACAACGCGACGGGCAACTTCACCAAGGTGGTCCAGCGCCTGCCCGTGAAGATCGCCATCGATGCCGGGCAGCCTCTGGCTGAGCGGCTGCGGCCCGGCATGTCGGTCGTTGCGCGCATCGATACCTCGGCCCCGTCCGCCGAACCGGCCAAGGCCCAGCCATGA
- a CDS encoding MFS transporter, with the protein MTETVYLRRPPDWEEHEKPSLPGSPSMPHHEPWVRACYGLVAVLVSLTGGLGNALLMANLPTIQGQLGLTPAEAAWLSGAYVTFNVTANLLIYKFRQQFGMRLFAEIGLGIYALLTLLHLVLGSYGSLVLLRAASGLAAAVCTSLGTLYMLQSMPRKHVLKMLVVGVGLSQLATPLAWILSPGLLDHGQWQNLYLFEAGLALLSFAAVVVLKLPPGVHIKAFERLDFATMALLIPGAGLLVAVLVQGYVRWWFNAPELAWMLIGAIVLISAGLYIEHHRRHPLLHTRWFTQSATVRFVIGAILLRFLTAEQSYGVIGLLRTLGMTPDQMQPLFVVILLGTIVGILGSALTFGLENLGKQLLAALLLLGWAPCWTFTAPAWTGPPISS; encoded by the coding sequence ATGACCGAGACGGTCTATCTGCGCCGCCCGCCGGACTGGGAGGAGCACGAGAAGCCCTCCCTGCCGGGATCGCCCTCCATGCCGCACCACGAGCCCTGGGTGCGCGCGTGCTACGGGCTGGTGGCTGTGCTCGTGAGCCTCACGGGCGGCCTGGGCAATGCGCTGCTGATGGCCAACCTGCCCACCATCCAGGGGCAGCTGGGCCTGACGCCCGCCGAGGCGGCCTGGCTCAGCGGCGCGTACGTGACCTTCAATGTCACGGCCAACCTGCTGATCTACAAGTTCCGCCAGCAGTTCGGCATGCGGCTGTTCGCCGAGATCGGGCTGGGCATCTATGCGCTGCTCACGCTGCTGCACCTGGTGCTGGGCAGCTACGGGAGCCTGGTGCTGCTGCGCGCGGCCAGCGGCCTTGCGGCCGCCGTCTGCACGTCGCTGGGCACGCTGTACATGCTGCAGTCCATGCCCCGCAAGCATGTGCTCAAGATGCTCGTGGTCGGCGTGGGGTTGAGCCAACTGGCCACGCCGCTGGCCTGGATCCTGTCGCCGGGCCTGCTCGACCACGGCCAGTGGCAGAACCTCTACCTGTTCGAAGCGGGGCTGGCCCTGCTGTCGTTCGCCGCCGTGGTGGTGCTCAAGCTGCCGCCGGGCGTGCACATCAAGGCCTTCGAGCGCCTCGACTTCGCCACCATGGCGCTGCTGATCCCGGGGGCCGGCCTGCTCGTGGCGGTGCTGGTGCAGGGCTATGTGCGCTGGTGGTTCAATGCCCCCGAGCTGGCATGGATGCTGATCGGCGCCATCGTGCTGATCTCGGCGGGGCTCTATATCGAGCACCACCGCAGGCACCCGCTGCTGCACACGCGCTGGTTCACGCAGAGCGCCACCGTGCGCTTCGTGATCGGCGCCATCCTGCTGCGCTTCCTGACGGCCGAGCAGAGCTATGGCGTGATCGGCCTGCTGCGCACCCTGGGCATGACGCCGGACCAGATGCAGCCGCTGTTCGTGGTGATCCTGCTGGGCACCATCGTCGGCATCCTGGGCTCGGCCCTGACCTTCGGGCTGGAGAACCTGGGCAAGCAGTTGCTGGCCGCGCTGCTGCTGCTGGGGTGGGCGCCCTGCTGGACTTTCACCGCACCAGCCTGGACCGGCCCGCCGATTTCTTCGTGA
- a CDS encoding TetR/AcrR family transcriptional regulator, translating to MSPKRPDAATRRAQLLDAADAVFRVHGVGAPLDLIVEQAGVGRATLYRQFADRHAILQALMERSVERLQQQVERLSARDDAFLLLLQYLADRIVDSPALSDYWRTASARDPRFLPLRRQVWRAFAPSLARAQACGLVRDDLQPGDISLLSGMLGAALRGETDAERRRLVQRALDIIHRGLRPATPA from the coding sequence ATGTCCCCCAAACGCCCCGATGCCGCCACCCGCCGCGCCCAGCTGCTGGACGCCGCCGATGCCGTGTTCCGCGTCCACGGGGTAGGGGCGCCGCTGGACCTGATCGTCGAGCAGGCCGGCGTCGGCCGGGCCACGCTCTACCGCCAGTTCGCCGACCGGCACGCCATCCTGCAGGCGCTGATGGAGCGCTCGGTCGAGCGCCTGCAGCAGCAGGTCGAGCGCCTGAGCGCGCGCGACGACGCCTTCCTGCTGCTGCTGCAGTACCTGGCCGACCGGATCGTCGATTCGCCTGCGCTGTCGGACTACTGGCGCACGGCCAGTGCGCGCGACCCGCGCTTCCTGCCGCTGCGCCGGCAGGTGTGGCGGGCCTTCGCGCCGTCGCTCGCCCGCGCCCAGGCCTGCGGGCTGGTGCGGGACGATCTGCAGCCGGGCGACATCTCGCTGCTCTCGGGCATGCTGGGCGCGGCCCTGCGCGGCGAGACCGATGCGGAGCGGCGCCGGCTGGTGCAGCGGGCCCTGGACATCATCCACCGGGGCCTGCGCCCCGCCACACCCGCGTGA